The following coding sequences lie in one Mycobacterium gordonae genomic window:
- a CDS encoding PE family protein codes for MSYVVAVPEHLTAAAAHVERIGSALRPAELMAAAPITRVLAAAGDEVSTAIAALFSGHGRAYQAVGAQAAAFEASFTRALSGASVSYATADAAAASSLQALNQQAWDVLNAPVKAMAGRPLIGNGAEGAPGTGQAGGAGGILLGNGGNGGSGAPGQAGGAGGAAGLLGSGGTGGSGGIGGGAGGVGGAGGWLWGNGGAGGAGGIGAVGGNGGAGGVGGNAWLHGNGGAGGVGGAGAAGAVGTPGDPGTVSAAGGTGGAGGHGGIGGAGGNAGVLSGAGGAGGQGGAGGAGGTGGIGGAGWHATTPGATGGTGGDSGAGGAGGDGGMGGAGGRGSSTGPAGANGNGGAGGTGGNAGIPGNGGTGGTGNATAPDGGAGGNGGNPGAVGMGGAGGPAGGLGAFAGASGAAGAIISGNGGQGGAGGHGFDASLAPSGTPGGKGGHGGAGGLYGGGGAGGSGGDAAPGASAAGGHGGYGGYGGDSGAFGGRGGDGGDGGNGAGGGPGGAGGVGGTGTNSGTGDAVGGAGGRGGDGGPTGVGGVGGNGGEARAEGSLSTGTATSGDGGAGGAGTVGGNGGAGGAARNDGLGHVNGGTGGAGGTGSVGGGGLGGDGGSVTVTNTASTVNVVGGDGGAGGSGVDNEDFASGRGGRGGSAGTYSDVDTTFAIGGKGGAGGNATTGKGGMGGVGGLGVHFGAGTAVGGNGGVAGVGPGGAGWGGSGGRGFNSGTGGAIGGAGADGVSGGNTVAGGAAGSGGLAWVVNNDATGSAIGGAGGRGGDGTVGGDGGNGGAAFQEGMGMAAAGNGGAGGRGSNGTGGTGGIGGNAEIKNQMSSADAVAGDGGTGGAGTTGGAGGAGGTAFTNGTGGAIDGADGVGGTSTG; via the coding sequence ATGTCGTATGTCGTCGCAGTACCGGAGCATTTGACCGCCGCGGCGGCGCACGTGGAGCGAATTGGGTCGGCGTTGAGGCCGGCCGAGCTGATGGCTGCGGCGCCGATCACGAGGGTGTTGGCCGCCGCGGGTGATGAGGTGTCGACCGCGATCGCCGCACTGTTTTCCGGCCACGGCCGCGCCTACCAGGCTGTCGGTGCCCAGGCGGCAGCCTTCGAGGCCTCGTTCACCCGTGCGTTGAGCGGCGCTTCGGTGTCCTACGCAACCGCTGATGCGGCCGCTGCCTCATCGTTGCAGGCCCTCAATCAGCAGGCATGGGATGTGCTCAATGCCCCCGTGAAGGCGATGGCGGGCCGCCCGCTGATCGGTAACGGCGCCGAGGGAGCGCCGGGGACCGGTCAAGCCGGCGGTGCAGGCGGAATCCTGTTAGGAAATGGCGGCAACGGCGGGTCAGGCGCGCCCGGACAGGCCGGGGGCGCCGGCGGCGCGGCCGGACTGCTGGGTTCGGGCGGCACCGGCGGGAGCGGCGGGATCGGCGGCGGGGCCGGCGGTGTGGGCGGCGCCGGCGGATGGCTGTGGGGCAACGGGGGAGCCGGCGGTGCCGGCGGAATCGGCGCCGTTGGCGGGAACGGCGGCGCGGGCGGAGTCGGCGGCAACGCATGGTTGCACGGCAACGGCGGAGCCGGCGGCGTGGGTGGAGCCGGCGCTGCCGGCGCCGTCGGCACTCCGGGCGACCCGGGCACCGTGTCCGCCGCCGGTGGCACCGGCGGCGCCGGGGGCCACGGCGGGATCGGCGGAGCCGGGGGTAACGCAGGCGTGCTCTCCGGCGCGGGTGGGGCCGGCGGCCAGGGCGGAGCGGGCGGGGCGGGCGGCACGGGTGGTATCGGGGGCGCCGGCTGGCACGCGACCACCCCCGGGGCGACCGGCGGAACCGGGGGCGACAGCGGCGCGGGCGGAGCAGGCGGTGACGGCGGAATGGGCGGCGCCGGCGGGCGGGGCTCGTCGACAGGCCCCGCCGGGGCCAACGGCAACGGCGGCGCCGGCGGGACAGGAGGCAACGCGGGGATACCCGGCAATGGCGGCACCGGCGGTACGGGCAACGCCACCGCCCCCGATGGCGGCGCGGGCGGCAACGGAGGTAACCCGGGCGCGGTAGGCATGGGCGGCGCGGGCGGGCCCGCCGGGGGACTCGGCGCCTTCGCCGGAGCCAGCGGCGCGGCCGGAGCCATCATCTCCGGCAACGGCGGGCAAGGCGGTGCCGGCGGCCACGGCTTTGACGCATCACTGGCGCCGTCCGGCACCCCGGGCGGCAAGGGCGGCCACGGCGGAGCGGGTGGCCTCTACGGGGGTGGTGGCGCTGGCGGGAGCGGCGGCGACGCTGCTCCTGGTGCTTCGGCGGCCGGCGGCCACGGCGGGTACGGCGGGTACGGCGGTGACAGCGGAGCATTCGGCGGCAGAGGCGGCGACGGCGGTGACGGAGGCAACGGCGCCGGCGGTGGCCCCGGCGGCGCCGGCGGTGTCGGCGGCACGGGGACCAACTCCGGAACCGGGGACGCTGTGGGCGGCGCCGGCGGCCGCGGCGGCGACGGCGGCCCAACCGGAGTCGGTGGAGTTGGCGGTAACGGCGGCGAGGCGCGTGCTGAGGGCTCTTTGTCGACGGGCACGGCCACCTCGGGTGACGGCGGGGCGGGCGGTGCTGGCACCGTCGGCGGAAACGGCGGCGCAGGCGGTGCCGCGCGGAACGATGGGCTCGGCCACGTCAACGGCGGCACCGGCGGCGCGGGCGGTACCGGGAGCGTGGGTGGCGGCGGGCTTGGTGGTGATGGCGGCAGCGTGACCGTCACCAACACCGCATCGACAGTCAACGTCGTCGGGGGCGACGGCGGAGCCGGTGGTTCGGGCGTGGACAACGAAGACTTCGCCAGCGGACGCGGTGGCAGGGGCGGCAGCGCGGGCACCTACAGCGACGTCGACACCACTTTCGCCATCGGCGGCAAGGGCGGTGCTGGCGGCAACGCCACCACCGGCAAGGGTGGGATGGGCGGCGTCGGCGGTCTGGGCGTCCACTTCGGCGCCGGGACCGCTGTCGGCGGGAACGGCGGAGTCGCAGGTGTAGGACCCGGCGGTGCCGGATGGGGCGGTTCCGGCGGAAGGGGATTCAACAGCGGGACCGGTGGCGCCATCGGCGGCGCGGGTGCGGACGGCGTCAGCGGCGGAAACACCGTTGCCGGCGGGGCAGCGGGAAGCGGGGGCCTGGCGTGGGTCGTCAATAACGACGCCACGGGCAGCGCCATCGGGGGCGCTGGCGGCCGGGGCGGGGACGGGACCGTGGGCGGCGACGGCGGCAACGGCGGCGCGGCCTTCCAGGAGGGAATGGGCATGGCTGCGGCCGGCAACGGCGGGGCCGGCGGCCGCGGTTCGAATGGCACCGGAGGCACAGGTGGAATCGGCGGCAACGCCGAAATCAAGAACCAGATGTCGAGCGCCGACGCTGTCGCCGGCGACGGCGGCACCGGCGGGGCCGGCACCACCGGCGGGGCCGGCGGCGCCGGCGGGACGGCTTTCACCAACGGAACCGGCGGTGCCATCGACGGAGCCGACGGGGTAGGTGGCACCAGCACCGGCTAG
- a CDS encoding zinc-binding dehydrogenase → MRTVVIDGPASIRVDTRPDPTLTGPDGVIVAVRAAGICGSDLHFYEGDYPLAEPVPLGHEAVGTVVDAGPDVRSVNVGDEVLVSSVAGCGRCPGCATNDPVMCYSGLQIFGGGVLPGAQTDLLAVHAADFQVRRIPEGISTEQALLLTDNLATGWAAAQRADIPLGGTVAVIGLGAVGLCALRSAFAQGAATVFAVDRVAGRLQRAVDWGATPVASSTVETILAATGGRGADAVIDAVATDASLTDALYAVRPGGTVSVVGVHDLQPFPFPALACLIRSITVRWTTAPVQRTWPELIPLLQSGRLDVDGIFTSTLPLDEAARGYATAAARSGDDVKILLTP, encoded by the coding sequence ATGCGCACGGTAGTCATCGACGGGCCGGCCAGCATCCGGGTGGACACCCGTCCCGACCCCACGCTGACCGGGCCGGACGGCGTGATCGTCGCGGTGCGGGCCGCCGGCATCTGCGGATCAGACCTGCACTTCTACGAGGGTGACTACCCGCTGGCCGAGCCCGTGCCGCTGGGCCACGAAGCCGTCGGCACCGTCGTCGACGCCGGCCCCGACGTGCGATCGGTCAACGTCGGCGACGAAGTGCTGGTGTCCTCGGTGGCCGGGTGCGGCAGGTGCCCGGGGTGCGCCACCAACGACCCGGTGATGTGTTACTCGGGTCTGCAGATCTTCGGCGGTGGTGTGCTTCCCGGGGCTCAAACAGATCTGCTCGCCGTGCACGCGGCCGACTTCCAGGTGCGGAGAATTCCCGAGGGTATCAGCACCGAACAGGCGTTACTGCTCACCGACAATCTGGCGACCGGCTGGGCGGCGGCCCAGCGAGCGGACATTCCGCTGGGCGGCACCGTGGCGGTCATCGGCCTGGGGGCGGTCGGTCTGTGCGCGCTCCGTAGCGCGTTCGCCCAGGGCGCCGCAACGGTTTTCGCGGTCGATCGGGTGGCGGGCCGGCTGCAGCGCGCCGTCGATTGGGGCGCGACGCCAGTGGCGTCGTCGACGGTGGAGACGATCCTGGCCGCCACCGGTGGCCGCGGGGCGGACGCGGTGATCGATGCCGTCGCAACTGACGCATCCCTGACCGACGCGCTGTATGCGGTGCGGCCGGGCGGCACCGTCTCGGTGGTCGGTGTGCACGACCTGCAGCCATTCCCCTTCCCGGCGTTGGCCTGCCTGATCCGCAGCATCACCGTGCGATGGACCACTGCGCCGGTGCAACGCACCTGGCCGGAGTTGATTCCGTTGCTGCAGTCGGGTCGGCTGGATGTCGATGGCATTTTCACCAGCACGCTGCCGCTCGACGAAGCGGCCAGGGGCTACGCGACCGCCGCGGCGCGTTCCGGTGACGACGTGAAGATCCTGTTGACGCCGTAG
- a CDS encoding flavin-containing monooxygenase yields MRSRYAGEPFTTSTPEIAAALQDVSVPTLLLSLVHITGDPRYMRDFKQMGLFLNEVQGFMSDDDKDRARAEALAVLTDYRDRGCPEPPPLSDDVIREMMDWAACEHVPDDYLPLAREEMDLEGVDPRRPAALPRDSAADFPVLVIGCGESGILAGIRLKQANIPFTIVEKNAGPGGTWWENSYPGARVDVANHFYCYSFEPNNEWTHFFAEQPELQSYFAAVLARHDLGGTVRWRTEVLGAQWDDEAGVWNVALRGADGAVSTARARAVITAVGQLNRPRLPDFAGADTFAGPSFHSAAWDHSVDLTGKRVALVGAGASGFQIAPAIAGDVSHLTVFQRTAQWMFPNPMYHDEVGDGVRWAMRHVPYYGRWYRFLLLWPGADKGLDAARGDPNYADQDYAVSEINAAARMMFSQWITSQLPEGSELLTKVLPDYPATGKRTLQDNGSWLRTLQRDNVELVRTPIQRITPGGIVTEDGVTHDVDIIVYATGFRHTDVLWPLKITGRNGIDLHELWGSRPYAHLGITVPGFPNLFLLYGPGTHLAHGGSLIFQSELQMRYINQCLQHMAEEHITALEPTAEAAERWHQRTQAEIKQMVWSHPAVKHSYFKNADGEIHTVSPWRLNEYWAAVREPKWSDFVLRQEN; encoded by the coding sequence ATGCGCAGCCGGTACGCCGGAGAACCCTTCACCACGTCCACACCCGAGATCGCCGCCGCACTGCAGGACGTCAGCGTCCCGACCTTGCTGCTGTCGTTGGTCCACATCACCGGCGATCCCCGCTACATGCGCGACTTCAAGCAGATGGGTCTGTTCCTCAACGAGGTACAGGGTTTCATGTCCGATGACGACAAGGACCGGGCACGGGCCGAAGCGCTTGCGGTGCTGACCGACTACCGCGACCGTGGCTGTCCGGAACCGCCGCCGCTGAGTGACGACGTCATCCGGGAAATGATGGATTGGGCGGCCTGCGAACACGTTCCCGACGACTACCTGCCCCTGGCGCGGGAGGAGATGGACCTCGAGGGAGTCGATCCGCGCCGTCCGGCGGCCCTACCTCGGGACAGCGCAGCGGATTTCCCGGTGCTGGTGATCGGTTGCGGAGAATCGGGCATCCTGGCCGGAATCCGGCTCAAACAGGCCAACATCCCGTTCACCATCGTCGAGAAGAACGCCGGACCCGGCGGAACCTGGTGGGAGAACAGCTATCCCGGCGCCCGGGTGGACGTCGCCAACCATTTCTATTGTTACAGCTTCGAACCCAACAACGAGTGGACCCATTTCTTCGCCGAACAACCCGAGTTGCAGAGCTACTTCGCCGCGGTATTGGCCAGGCACGATCTGGGCGGCACCGTCCGTTGGCGGACCGAGGTCCTGGGCGCGCAATGGGACGACGAGGCGGGTGTGTGGAACGTGGCGCTACGCGGCGCCGACGGCGCGGTCAGCACGGCGCGGGCGCGCGCGGTCATCACGGCGGTGGGTCAGCTGAATCGGCCGCGCCTTCCCGACTTTGCGGGCGCGGACACTTTTGCGGGACCGTCGTTTCACTCCGCGGCCTGGGATCACTCGGTGGACCTGACCGGTAAGCGGGTCGCCCTCGTCGGCGCCGGGGCGAGCGGATTCCAGATCGCGCCGGCGATCGCGGGGGACGTCTCGCATCTGACGGTGTTCCAGCGCACCGCGCAATGGATGTTTCCCAACCCGATGTATCACGACGAAGTCGGCGACGGTGTGCGCTGGGCGATGCGCCATGTGCCGTACTACGGACGGTGGTACCGGTTTCTGCTGTTGTGGCCGGGCGCCGACAAGGGCCTGGACGCGGCGCGCGGCGACCCGAACTACGCCGACCAGGACTACGCGGTCAGTGAGATCAACGCCGCGGCCCGGATGATGTTCAGCCAGTGGATCACCAGCCAGCTTCCGGAGGGCTCCGAGTTGCTGACCAAGGTACTGCCGGACTACCCGGCCACCGGCAAGCGCACGTTGCAGGACAACGGCAGTTGGCTGCGGACGCTGCAACGCGACAACGTCGAGTTGGTGCGGACACCGATCCAGCGGATCACCCCGGGCGGCATCGTCACCGAAGACGGCGTGACACACGACGTCGACATCATCGTGTACGCCACCGGATTTCGGCACACCGACGTGTTGTGGCCGCTGAAGATCACCGGCCGCAACGGGATCGACCTTCATGAGCTGTGGGGAAGCCGGCCGTACGCACACCTGGGGATCACTGTGCCCGGATTCCCCAACCTGTTCCTGCTCTACGGGCCGGGCACGCACCTGGCCCACGGGGGCAGCCTGATCTTCCAATCCGAACTGCAGATGCGCTATATCAATCAGTGTCTGCAGCACATGGCCGAGGAACACATCACCGCGCTGGAGCCCACCGCCGAGGCGGCCGAGCGGTGGCATCAGCGGACCCAGGCCGAGATCAAGCAGATGGTCTGGTCGCACCCGGCCGTCAAGCATTCGTACTTCAAGAACGCCGACGGCGAGATCCACACCGTCAGCCCGTGGCGCCTCAACGAATACTGGGCCGCGGTGCGCGAACCGAAGTGGTCCGATTTCGTTCTGCGACAGGAGAACTGA
- a CDS encoding Rv1893 family protein produces MAFDPKDAVDAVRDIATNAVEKASDIVEHASDIIRGDIAGGASGIVQNSIEIGTHAVDRVKEVFTGKDDDLD; encoded by the coding sequence ATGGCCTTCGATCCCAAAGATGCCGTCGACGCCGTCCGCGACATCGCCACCAACGCCGTCGAGAAAGCATCCGACATCGTCGAGCACGCCAGCGACATCATCCGCGGCGACATCGCCGGGGGCGCCAGCGGCATCGTGCAGAACTCCATCGAGATCGGGACGCACGCCGTCGACCGGGTAAAAGAGGTCTTCACCGGCAAGGACGACGACCTGGACTGA
- the dtd gene encoding D-aminoacyl-tRNA deacylase has protein sequence MRVLVQRVSSAAVLVDDEVVGAIRPAGQGLLAFVGVTHSDAADQARRLAEKLWTLRILDDEKSASDVGAPILVVSQFTLYANTAKGRRPSWNAAAPRPVAEPLVAAFADALRARGARVETGTFGAHMRVELTNDGPVTVLLEL, from the coding sequence ATGCGGGTGTTGGTGCAGCGGGTCTCCTCGGCGGCGGTGCTGGTGGACGATGAAGTCGTCGGCGCCATCCGGCCCGCGGGTCAGGGCTTGCTCGCCTTCGTCGGCGTCACCCACAGCGACGCAGCCGACCAGGCTCGACGTCTTGCCGAAAAGCTGTGGACGCTAAGGATTCTCGACGACGAGAAGTCCGCGTCCGACGTCGGCGCGCCGATCCTGGTGGTCAGCCAGTTCACCTTGTACGCCAACACCGCCAAGGGCCGGCGGCCCTCCTGGAACGCCGCGGCACCCAGGCCCGTTGCTGAGCCGCTCGTGGCCGCCTTTGCCGATGCGCTCCGCGCACGAGGCGCACGCGTAGAGACGGGTACCTTCGGTGCGCATATGCGGGTGGAACTGACCAACGATGGGCCCGTGACAGTTTTGCTGGAGCTATGA
- a CDS encoding carbon-nitrogen hydrolase family protein, whose product MRCAAIQLDAAPADVDANLATVERLVEDAVAAGAQTIALPEFFTTGIGFWPELADAAQPVDGKATELLLALARRHEVMIGGSLLIRDTDGDVRNAYLVVTSEGVAGRHDKDLPTMWENAFYIGGHDDGVIDAGGLTVGAAVCWELMRTQTVRRLRGRIDLAMTGSGWWSIPDWWPRAAFRRLEQRNASTAWQAAATFAGYVGAPILHAAHAGTVRCRMPWLPLRYAGRFEGGTMIVAADGTVLGSLTDGEGVVVADISVGRCAPRSAVPERFWLHPRGALQSAVWHYQRVHGRRYYRRHVAVS is encoded by the coding sequence ATGCGCTGTGCCGCAATTCAACTCGACGCGGCGCCGGCCGACGTTGACGCGAACCTTGCCACCGTGGAACGTCTGGTCGAAGACGCCGTCGCCGCGGGTGCGCAAACCATCGCGTTGCCGGAGTTCTTCACCACCGGCATCGGTTTCTGGCCCGAACTTGCCGACGCGGCACAGCCGGTCGACGGCAAGGCCACGGAACTGCTCCTGGCTTTGGCGCGTCGCCACGAGGTGATGATCGGCGGCTCGTTGCTGATCCGCGACACCGACGGAGACGTGCGCAATGCGTATCTGGTTGTGACGTCGGAAGGCGTGGCCGGCCGACACGACAAGGATCTTCCGACGATGTGGGAGAACGCTTTCTACATCGGCGGGCATGACGACGGAGTGATTGACGCCGGTGGGCTGACGGTAGGCGCCGCGGTGTGCTGGGAACTGATGCGCACCCAGACGGTGCGTCGCTTACGTGGTCGCATAGACCTGGCGATGACGGGTTCGGGCTGGTGGTCGATCCCCGACTGGTGGCCCCGAGCGGCTTTTCGCCGCCTGGAACAACGCAACGCGTCGACGGCCTGGCAGGCGGCGGCAACCTTCGCCGGTTACGTGGGTGCCCCGATTCTGCATGCGGCACACGCGGGCACCGTGCGGTGCCGGATGCCGTGGTTGCCGTTGCGGTATGCGGGCCGGTTCGAGGGCGGCACCATGATCGTCGCCGCCGACGGGACTGTGCTAGGTTCGCTCACCGACGGTGAAGGGGTTGTGGTCGCGGACATATCGGTGGGGCGTTGCGCTCCTCGTTCGGCTGTGCCGGAACGGTTTTGGCTGCATCCGCGAGGAGCGCTGCAATCCGCCGTGTGGCACTACCAACGCGTGCACGGTCGCCGCTATTACCGACGGCACGTGGCCGTCTCTTGA
- a CDS encoding class I SAM-dependent methyltransferase, with protein sequence MTTPSFGSLRSDDDQWDIVSGVGYTALLVAGWRAVHALSAKPLVRDDYAQHFITATGDPYLTGLLKDPGTSEDETTFPRLYGVQTRFFDDFFTNAGETGIEQAVIVAAGLDSRPYRLDWPSDATVFEVDLPKVLEFKARVLDGLGAEPKGRRVEVAADLRTDWTAELIKAGFDPRVPTAWSVEGLLPYLTGDAQEALFAQIHANSAPDSRVATGALGSRLDHDQLAELERAHPGVNMSGDVDFSALTYDNPADPAQWLRDHGWSVEPVRNTLNLQAGYGLTPPPVDVKIDSFMRSQYVTATR encoded by the coding sequence ATGACGACACCCTCATTTGGATCCCTCCGTTCCGACGACGACCAGTGGGACATTGTCAGCGGTGTCGGCTACACCGCGCTGCTCGTCGCGGGTTGGCGCGCGGTGCACGCCCTGAGCGCAAAGCCGTTGGTGCGCGACGACTATGCACAGCATTTCATCACCGCGACCGGCGACCCCTACCTGACCGGGCTGCTCAAGGACCCGGGCACCTCCGAAGACGAGACCACCTTCCCGCGTCTGTACGGCGTGCAGACCCGCTTCTTCGACGACTTCTTCACCAACGCCGGTGAAACCGGCATCGAGCAGGCGGTGATCGTCGCGGCGGGCCTGGACTCGCGGCCATACCGCCTCGACTGGCCCTCAGACGCAACGGTTTTCGAAGTCGACTTGCCGAAGGTACTCGAATTCAAAGCACGGGTGCTTGACGGACTCGGCGCCGAACCCAAGGGGCGCCGGGTCGAGGTCGCGGCGGATCTGCGCACCGACTGGACTGCCGAACTCATCAAGGCCGGCTTCGACCCTCGAGTCCCCACCGCCTGGTCGGTGGAGGGACTGCTGCCCTACCTGACCGGCGACGCCCAGGAAGCGCTGTTCGCTCAGATCCACGCAAACAGCGCACCGGACAGTCGGGTTGCCACCGGCGCGCTGGGTTCCCGTCTGGACCACGACCAACTCGCTGAACTGGAACGGGCGCACCCCGGCGTCAACATGTCCGGCGATGTCGACTTCTCCGCGCTGACCTACGACAACCCAGCGGACCCAGCGCAGTGGCTGCGAGACCATGGCTGGTCTGTCGAGCCCGTCCGGAACACACTGAATCTGCAAGCCGGTTACGGGCTCACCCCGCCGCCGGTGGACGTGAAGATCGACAGCTTCATGCGCTCGCAGTACGTGACCGCCACCCGCTGA
- a CDS encoding MTH1187 family thiamine-binding protein, translating into MSVLVAFSVTPIGVGEAVGDIVAEAVRVVRESGLPNKTDSMFTVIEGDSWAEVMAVVQRAVEAVAARAPRVSTVIKADVRAGATDAMTQKVQSVERYLSGS; encoded by the coding sequence GTGTCTGTGCTGGTTGCGTTTTCAGTCACCCCAATAGGCGTGGGGGAGGCCGTCGGCGACATCGTCGCCGAGGCCGTCCGGGTGGTTCGTGAATCGGGATTGCCCAACAAGACGGATTCGATGTTCACCGTGATCGAAGGTGACAGCTGGGCGGAAGTGATGGCTGTGGTGCAACGGGCGGTGGAGGCGGTGGCCGCGCGGGCGCCCCGGGTGAGCACCGTGATCAAGGCCGACGTGCGTGCCGGAGCAACCGATGCGATGACGCAGAAGGTTCAGTCCGTCGAGCGGTATCTGTCCGGTAGCTAA
- a CDS encoding nitronate monooxygenase, producing the protein MHTALCDELGIEFPIFAFTHCRDVVVAVSKAGGFGVLGAVGFTPEQLEIELNWIDENIGDHPYGVDIVIPNKYEGMDAHLSAEELAETLRKMVPQDHLDFGKKILADHGVPVEDSDGDSLQLLGWTEATATPQVEVALKHPKVTMIANALGTPPAEMIKHIHAEGRKVAALCGSPSQARKHADAGVDIIIAQGGEAGGHCGEVGSIVLWPQVVKEVAPVPVLAAGGIGSGQQIAAALALGAQGAWTGSQWLMVEESSNTPVQQAAYIKAGSRDTVRSRSFTGKPARMLRNDWTEAWEQPDNPKPLGMPLQYMVSGMAVRATNRYPNESVDVAFNPVGQVVGQFQKVEKTSAVIERWVQEYLEATTRLDELNAAAAI; encoded by the coding sequence ATGCACACCGCCCTATGCGATGAACTCGGTATCGAGTTCCCGATCTTCGCTTTCACCCATTGCCGCGATGTCGTCGTCGCTGTCAGCAAAGCCGGCGGGTTCGGGGTGCTGGGCGCTGTCGGCTTCACCCCCGAACAGCTCGAGATCGAACTGAACTGGATCGACGAGAACATCGGCGACCACCCCTATGGTGTGGACATCGTCATCCCGAATAAGTACGAGGGCATGGATGCCCACCTGTCGGCCGAGGAGCTCGCCGAGACGCTGCGCAAGATGGTGCCGCAGGATCACCTCGACTTCGGTAAGAAGATCCTTGCCGACCACGGCGTGCCGGTCGAGGACAGCGACGGTGACAGCCTGCAGCTGCTGGGCTGGACTGAGGCCACCGCCACCCCCCAGGTGGAGGTTGCGCTCAAGCACCCGAAGGTGACGATGATCGCCAATGCGCTGGGCACTCCCCCGGCGGAGATGATCAAGCACATTCATGCTGAGGGGCGCAAGGTGGCGGCGTTGTGCGGTTCGCCGTCGCAGGCCCGCAAGCACGCCGATGCGGGCGTCGACATCATCATCGCCCAGGGCGGCGAGGCCGGTGGCCACTGTGGCGAGGTCGGCTCAATTGTGTTGTGGCCGCAGGTCGTCAAGGAGGTGGCGCCGGTTCCCGTGCTGGCCGCCGGCGGCATCGGCAGCGGCCAGCAGATCGCCGCGGCGTTGGCGCTGGGCGCCCAGGGCGCATGGACCGGTTCGCAGTGGCTGATGGTCGAGGAGTCCTCGAACACTCCGGTTCAGCAGGCCGCTTACATCAAGGCGGGCAGCCGCGACACCGTGCGCAGCCGTTCGTTCACCGGCAAGCCGGCCCGGATGCTGCGTAACGACTGGACCGAGGCATGGGAGCAGCCGGACAACCCCAAGCCGTTGGGAATGCCGTTGCAGTACATGGTTTCCGGCATGGCGGTGCGGGCCACCAACCGCTATCCCAACGAGTCGGTCGACGTGGCATTCAACCCGGTCGGGCAGGTCGTCGGTCAGTTCCAGAAGGTGGAGAAGACCTCCGCCGTCATCGAGCGCTGGGTACAGGAGTACCTGGAGGCAACGACCCGGCTCGACGAACTGAATGCCGCCGCCGCCATCTAG